From the Leptospira biflexa serovar Patoc strain 'Patoc 1 (Paris)' genome, one window contains:
- a CDS encoding LamG-like jellyroll fold domain-containing protein produces the protein MEEFYYNHENLWHYLCGVYEGPGGGFAATLYHNGVKLITQTKSTWDADPNLFTIGIRSDLLSGFNGQLDEVLVYNRALSLNEIQAMSGYDPKQVTTWNSNPATSSLKLHLSADSFSNLTNFTPITTWHDRSGNAASFFSGGTPPTYNNAGFNGKPTVNFNAGNSEYLFRGSAAGIPSNSSTIFFAFTRTSNANGTLFESATPGVSYYFDGDFVRMAKPSEGIVGSSTIQLNNLNFPYLIAAEQLTGVSFGFFSSGFSASTTTDASRTYSQNNLYLGTNSTTSSFFPGNVSEVLYYNVSLSNVGRNIVFCYLSQKYNLDLTAASVYCD, from the coding sequence GTGGAAGAATTTTATTATAACCATGAAAATCTTTGGCACTACCTTTGTGGAGTGTATGAAGGGCCTGGAGGAGGTTTTGCCGCAACCCTTTACCATAATGGTGTCAAACTAATCACTCAAACAAAAAGTACATGGGATGCAGATCCAAACCTCTTTACCATTGGCATTCGATCCGATCTTTTGAGTGGTTTTAATGGCCAATTGGATGAAGTTTTGGTTTATAACCGAGCTTTAAGCTTAAATGAAATCCAAGCCATGTCAGGTTATGATCCGAAACAAGTGACCACTTGGAATTCAAATCCAGCCACAAGTAGTTTGAAACTCCACCTAAGTGCTGATAGCTTTTCAAATTTAACAAATTTTACCCCGATCACCACTTGGCATGATCGAAGTGGAAATGCTGCTTCTTTTTTTTCAGGAGGCACACCACCAACTTATAACAACGCAGGATTCAATGGCAAACCAACGGTAAACTTTAACGCAGGCAATTCTGAATACTTGTTCCGGGGGAGTGCAGCAGGCATTCCTTCCAATAGTTCAACAATCTTTTTTGCCTTTACTAGAACCTCTAATGCAAACGGAACATTATTTGAATCGGCAACGCCAGGAGTTTCTTATTACTTTGATGGTGATTTTGTCAGAATGGCAAAACCATCAGAAGGAATTGTAGGCTCTAGTACAATCCAACTCAACAATTTGAACTTTCCCTATTTAATCGCGGCAGAACAACTGACAGGAGTTAGTTTTGGATTTTTTTCAAGCGGATTCAGTGCCAGTACGACAACTGATGCCAGTAGAACGTATTCTCAAAACAATCTCTACCTAGGTACTAACTCAACCACTTCTAGTTTTTTCCCAGGCAATGTGAGTGAAGTTTTGTATTACAATGTGAGTCTTTCAAATGTAGGAAGGAATATTGTGTTTTGTTATCTATCTCAAAAGTACAATTTAGATTTAACAGCCGCATCGGTGTACTGCGATTGA
- a CDS encoding c-type cytochrome codes for MKEIDCKRRFLFRIYPFLVFCLFCIHCSTENQPTKKEPPPPQAITVPLPEAMYIQNGCISCHGPEGNGRGTHTHLLKGAQIPNFQDVSTYVNGSSKEAIMKSIQNGIPGTYMKAYSHMRKHEIEALAGYIQKMQKNRR; via the coding sequence TTGAAAGAGATTGATTGCAAACGAAGGTTTTTATTTCGGATTTATCCTTTTTTGGTGTTCTGCCTTTTTTGCATCCATTGTTCTACAGAAAATCAACCTACAAAAAAAGAACCTCCTCCCCCCCAAGCGATCACCGTTCCCCTGCCTGAGGCTATGTACATTCAAAATGGATGTATATCCTGCCATGGTCCAGAAGGAAATGGTCGAGGAACTCACACTCATTTACTGAAAGGCGCTCAAATACCCAATTTCCAAGATGTTTCCACATATGTAAACGGATCTTCTAAAGAAGCCATTATGAAAAGCATTCAAAATGGAATCCCAGGAACCTACATGAAAGCATATTCGCATATGCGAAAACATGAAATTGAAGCACTCGCTGGCTATATTCAAAAGATGCAAAAAAACCGAAGGTAA